A portion of the Thermothelomyces thermophilus ATCC 42464 chromosome 5, complete sequence genome contains these proteins:
- a CDS encoding D-xylulose 5-phosphate/D-fructose 6-phosphate phosphoketolase-like protein: MGDANELESISTFGSARSTIKGAPLSEEEVKKYNDFFKASLYLSLGMIYLRHNPLLKEPLKKEHLKARLLGHFGSAPGQIFTYMHFNRLINKYDLDALFISGPGHGAPAVLSQAYLEGTYSEVYPDKSEDEEGLQKFFKHFSFPGGIGSHATPETPGSLHEGGELGYSISHAFGAVFDNPNLIALTMVGDGEAETGPLATAWHSNKFLNPITDGAVLPVLHLNGYKINNPTILARISHKELENLFLGYGYQPYFVEGDEVDSMHQAMAATLEHCVLEIRKYQKQARDSGEPFRPRWPVIILRTPKGWTGPRKIGDKYMEGYWRAHQVPITDVHENPGHLKLLERWMRSYEPERLFVDGRINPELRALCPTGNRRMSANPVANGGLLRKPLRMPDFRNYALEVEKPAVTMAASMQNMAKFLRDVVALNPTNFRLFGPDETESNKLAGVYQAGKKVWMGEYFEEDENGGNLAPNGRVMEILSEHTCEGWLEGYILSGRHGLLNSYEPFIHVIDSMVNQHCKWIEKCLEVEWRSKVASLNILLTAVVWRQDHNGFTHQDPGFLDVVANKSPEVVRIYLPPDGNCLLSCMDHCLRSSNYVNVIVADKQEHLQYLSMEDAIVHCTKGAGIWPQFSTDHGAEPDIVMASCGDIATHETLAAIDLLLQHFPELKIRYVNVVDLFRLISHIDHPHGMTDAEWEALFTADKPIIFNFHSYPWLVHRLSYKRPGAWRNLHVRGYKEKGNIDTPLELAIRNQTDRFSLAMDAIDRMAGSGVLGNRGAAAREALKNAQIRARTEAFENGVDPDFLKSWTWPYERTVQEAVPKLMG, encoded by the exons ATGGGCGACGCAAATGAGCTTGAGAGCATCAGCACCTTTGGCTCTGCCCGCTCGACCATCAAGGGCGCTCCTCtctcggaggaggaggtcaaGAAGTACAATGACTTCTTCAAGGCGAGTCTGTATCTCAGCCTCGGCATGATATACCTCCGCCATAATCCGCTCCTCAAGGAACCCCTAAAGAAGGAGCACCTCAAAGCCCGACTCCTCGGTCATTTCGGCTCGGCGCCTGGGCAGATATTCACCTACATGCACTTCAACCGCCTCATCAACAAGTATGACCTTGACGCCCTCTTCATATCCGGACCCGGCCACGGCGCCCCCGCGGTGCTCTCGCAAGCCTACCTCGAGGGCACCTATTCCGAGGTGTATCCCGACAAgtcggaggacgaggagggccTGCAGAAGTTTTTCAAACACTTTTCGTTTCCCGGCGGCATTGGCTCGCACGCGACCCCAGAAACTCCAGGCAGCCTGCACGAGGGTGGCGAGCTGGGGTATTCGATATCCCACGCCTTCGGCGCCGTCTTCGATAACCCCAATCTGATTGCCCTCACCAtggtcggcgacggcgaggccGAGACGGGCCCGCTGGCGACGGCGTGGCACAGCAACAAGTTCCTCAACCCCATCACCGACGGCGCCGTGTTGCCGGTCCTGCATCTCAACGGCTACAAGATCAATAACCCCACCATCCTCGCGCGCATCAGCCACAAGGAGCTCGAGAACCTCTTCCTCGGATACGGCTACCAGCCCTACTTTGTCGAGGGTGACGAGGTCGACTCGATGCACCAGGCAATGGCAGCGACTCTTGAGCACTGCGTGCTGGAGATCCGCAAGTACCAAAAGCAGGCCAGGGATTCCGGCGAGCCCTTCCGGCCCAGGTGGCCAGTTATCATCCTCCGCACTCCAAAGGGCTGGACGGGTCCGCGCAAGATCGGCGACAAGTATATGGAAGGCTACTGGCGCGCCCACCAGGTGCCAATCACGGACGTCCACGAGAACCCCGGGCACCTCAAACTACTGGAGCGCTGGATGCGCAGCTACGAGCCCGAGCGGCTCTTCGTCGACGGCAGGATCAATCCGGAGCTCAGGGCGCTCTGCCCGACGGGGAACCGGCGCATGAGCGCCAATCCGGTTGCCAACGGCGGCCTGCTTCGGAAACCGCTCAGGATGCCTGACTTTCGCAACTACGCCCTCGAGGTGGAGAAGCCGGCCGTCACCATGGCTGCCAGCATGCAAAACATGGCCAAGTTCCTGCGAGATGTGGTTGCCCTAAATCCGACCAACTTCCGCCTGTTTGGTCCCGACGAGACCGAATCCAACAAGCTCGCCGGGGTGTACCAGGCGGGCAAGAAGGTCTGGATGGGCGAGTACTTTGAGGAAGACGAGAACGGCGGCAACCTCGCGCCTAACGGCCGCGTCATGGAGATTCTCTCGGAGCACACCTGCGAGGGCTGGCTCGAGGGCTACATCCTGAGCGGCCGCCATGGCCTTCTAAACAGTTACGAGCCGTTCATTCACGTCATCGACTCGATGGTTAACCAG CACTGCAAATGGATCGAGAAATGCCTCGAGGTAGAATGGCGCAGCAAGGTCGCCTCGCTCAACATCCTCTTGACCGCCGTGGTCTGGCGACAGGACCACAATGGTTTCACCCACCAAGACCCGGGCTTCCTAGACGTGGTGGCCAACAAAAGCCCCGAAGTGGTGCGCATCTACCTGCCGCCCGATGGTAACTGCTTGCTGTCCTGCATGGACCATTGCCTCCGGTCGTCCAATTATGTCAATGTCATCGTCGCCGACAAGCAAGAGCACCTGCAATACCTCTCCATGGAAGACGCCATTGTGCACTGCACCAAGGGCGCCGGTATCTGGCCGCAGTTCAGCACCGACCACGGTGCTGAACCGGACATCGTTATGGCGTCCTGCGGCGACATCGCCACCCACGAAACGCTAGCTGCGATCGATCTCCTTCTGCAGCACTTCCCCGAGCTCAAGATCCGCTACGTCAACGTCGTCGACCTCTTCAGGCTCATCTCGCACATCGACCACCCACACGGGATGACTGATGCCGAGTGGGAGGCCCTCTTCACCGCCGACAAACCGATCATCTTCAACTTCCACAGCTATCCCTGGCTAGTCCACCGGCTCTCGTACAAGCGGCCCGGCGCGTGGCGGAACCTGCACGTGCGCGGGTACAAGGAGAAGGGCAACATTGACACCCCGCTCGAGCTGGCGATCCGTAACCAGACGGACCGCTTCAGCCTCGCCATGGACGCCATCGATCGGATGGCAGGCAGCGGGGTGCTCGGAAACCGCGGGGCCGCGGCCAGGGAGGCGCTCAAGAACGCGCAGATCAGGGCGCGAACCGAGGCGTTCGAGAACGGTGTCGACCCGGATTTCTTGAAGAGCTGGACATGGCCGTATGAGCGGACCGTGCAGGAGGCTGTGCCAAAGCTGATGGGCTGA